The Arachis hypogaea cultivar Tifrunner chromosome 19, arahy.Tifrunner.gnm2.J5K5, whole genome shotgun sequence genome has a window encoding:
- the LOC112776038 gene encoding aspartyl protease family protein At5g10770, with protein sequence MAKLPLLLLMWCVSLNLIIEHNNGVHSLEERMMLYHVQRFRRQPHSQQQGGIQACILPDSRRKNAAIILEMKEQEKCPPSLEEMKIDYWKKRMILDDLRVRSMQNMFERMTSLSSSNQNLLLEASIKSQIPLNLGQNFDILNYVVTLELGNQKRTMIVDTGSDISWVQCEPCKSCYNQKESLFKPSTSPSYQSVPCNSKPCRSLQFANQRMCKSPTTCDYVVNYGDGSISIGELGSENLTLGDMSLNNIVFGCGRENKGMFGYTSGVLGLGRGSLSLVSQGSDNFGGVFSYCLPSPMGGETSGSLVFGDEPSAFKNLTPIAYTNMLQNPLLPNHYMLNLIGIEVGEVGFRIVDGRQVIIDSGTVITRLPPSIYNALKGGFLRQFQGYPQVPGVAILDTCFDLTGIQQVKVPTIRMYFEGDNLAKLNVDPSGTLIMIDEGDAASKSKVCLPFASLSHEHEVPIIGNLQQRNNRVIYDSKLSRVGFAKEECTFSGLVS encoded by the exons atgGCCAAGTTGCCATTATTGTTGCTTATGTGGTGTGTTTCTCTTAACCTCATCATTGAACATAACAATGGAGTTCACTCTTTGGAAGAAAGGATGATGCTCTACCACGTTCAAAGGTTCCGGCGGCAGCCGCACTCACAGCAACAGGGTGGGATTCAGGCATGCATCCTTCCGGACTCAA GACGAAAAAACGCGGCGATCATATTAGAAATGAAGGAGCAAGAAAAGTGTCCACCATCACTAGAAGAAATGAAAATTGATTATTGGAAGAAAAGAATGATACTTGATGATCTTCGTGTTCGTTCCATGCAAAACATGTTTGAAAGAATGACGTCATTGTCTAGTAGTAACCAAAACTTGTTATTAGAAGCTTCAATAAAATCCCAAATTCCATTGAATCTTGGTCAAAACTTTGACATATTAAACTATGTAGTGACTTTAGAATTAGGTAACCAAAAAAGAACAATGATAGTTGACACCGGAAGTGACATATCATGGGTCCAATGTGAACCATGTAAATCATGTTACAATCAAAAGGAATCATTGTTCAAACCATCTACCTCTCCTTCATACCAATCAGTTCCTTGCAATTCAAAACCATGTCGATCTCTACAATTTGCAAACCAAAGAATGTGTAAAAGTCCCACAACATGTGACTATGTTGTTAACTATGGTGATGGTTCCATTAGCATTGGTGAACTAGGTAGTGAAAACCTTACCCTAGGAGACATGTCATTGAACAATATTGTGTTTGGTTGTGGTAGGGAAAATAAGGGCATGTTTGGTTATACATCTGGTGTGTTAGGGTTAGGAAGAGGTTCTTTATCATTGGTGTCTCAAGGTAGTGATAATTTTGGAGGAGTGTTCTCTTATTGTTTGCCATCACCAATGGGTGGAGAAACTTCTGGATCTTTGGTTTTTGGTGATGAGCCTTCAGCTTTCAAGAATCTCACTCCCATTGCTTACACCAATATGCTTCAAAACCCTCTCTTACCAAATCATTACATGCTCAATCTCATTGGCATTGAG gttGGTGAAGTAGGTTTTCGCATTGTTGATGGACGCCAAGTTATAATTGATTCAGGAACAGTGATTACAAGGTTGCCTCCATCAATCTACAACGCATTGAAGGGAGGATTCTTGAGACAATTTCAAGGTTACCCTCAAGTTCCTGGGGTTGCAATCCTTgacacatgttttgatctaaccGGGATTCAACAAGTGAAAGTGCCTACCATAAGAATGTACTTTGAGGGTGATAATCTTGCTAAGCTTAACGTGGATCCATCTGGAACATTGATCATGATTGATGAGGGTGATGCTGCTTCAAAATCAAAAGTTTGTCTCCCATTTGCAAGCCTTTCTCATGAACATGAAGTTCCCATAATTGGAAATCTTCAGCAGAGGAATAATAGGGTCATATATGATTCCAAACTATCTAGGGTGGGTTTTGCAAAAGAAGAATGCACTTTTTCTGGCCTCGTATCTTAG
- the LOC112776039 gene encoding cell division control protein 2 homolog C has translation MDKYEKLEKVGEGTYGKVYKAKEKATGQIVALKKTRLEMDEEGVPPTALREVSLLQMLSQSIYIVRLLSVEHVDKVPKSAPASATTKPLLYLVFEYLDTDLKKFIDSHRKGSNPRPLPPALIQSFLFQLCKGVAHCHSHGVLHRDLKPQNLLLDQKKGILKIADLGLGRAFTVPLKSYTHEIVTLWYRAPEVLLGTTHYSTGVDMWSVGCIFAEMVRRQALFPGDSEFQQLLNIFKILGTPTEEQWPGVTSLRDWHTYPKWEPQNLARTVPTLGPDGVDLLTKMLKYNPAERISAKAALDHPYFDSLDKSQF, from the exons ATGGACAAGTACGAGAAGTTGGAGAAGGTTGGGGAAGGAACATATGGCAAAGTCTACAAggcaaaagagaaggccactggaCAAATTGTTGCATTGAAGAAGACACGGTTGGAGATGGATGAGGAAGGCGTCCCTCCGACCGCCCTTAGGGAGGTCTCCCTCCTTCAGATGCTGTCTCAGTCTATCTACATTGTACGCCTTTTATCCGTGGAGCATGTCGACAAGGTCCCTAAATCGGCCCCGGCCTCGGCCACCACCAAGCCCCTACTCTACCTTGTCTTTGAGTACCTTGACACTGACCTCAAGAAGTTCATTGATTCGCACCGCAAGGGCTCGAATCCAAGGCCACTCCCTCCTGCCCTAATCCAGAGTTTCCTTTTCCAGCTATGCAAGGGTGTTGCACATTGCCATAGTCATGGTGTCCTTCACCGTGACCTCAAGCCTCAGAACCTCCTCCTTGACCAGAAAAAAGGGATTCTCAAGATTGCTGATCTTGGACTTGGACGAGCCTTCACTGTCCCTCTCAAGAGTTACACTCATGAGATTGTCACCCTTTGGTATAGAGCTCCTGAGGTCTTGCTTGGAACCACCCATTACTCCACTGGAGTTGATATGTGGTCTGTTGGATGCATCTTTG CTGAAATGGTGAGAAGGCAAGCTCTGTTTCCAGGGGATTCTGAGTTCCAACAGCTTCTTAACATATTCAA GATTTTGGGAACTCCAACTGAGGAGCAATGGCCAGGAGTTACTTCGCTTCGTGATTGGCATACCTACCCAAAGTGGGAACCTCAGAACTTGGCGAGGACTGTGCCAACTTTGGGACCTGATGGAGTAGACCTTCTCACG AAAATGCTCAAGTATAATCCTGCTGAGAGAATCTCTGCCAAGGCAGCACTCGATCATCCTTACTTTGACAGTCTTGACAAGTCTCAATTTTAA